The nucleotide sequence CGCGCAGCTCCTCCGGCGCCTCCTCGACGGCCAGCAGCCGGGGCAGCAGCTCCGGCTCGGACATCCAGGCCCGGAACCCCTCCGCGACGGTCACCCCGTGCTCCGGCCGGTGCAGCACCGTCACCTCGTCGCCGGCCCGCACCTCCCCCGGGCGCACCACCCGCAGGTAGGCGCCCGGCCGGGCCGCCCGGGTGAACGTCCTCAACCACTGCGGCAGCCCCATCTTGGCCTGGAAGGTGGCGCACGGGATCCGGCCGAAGGTGGTCTGCAACACCAGTTCGGCGCCGACCTGCCACTGCTCGCCGAGCACCGCCCCGTTCACGTCCAGCCCGACCGTGGTGAGGTTCTCCCCGAAGAGGCCGCCGGGCAGCGTCCGGCCCAGCTCCGCCTCCCACCAGTCGTAGTCCTCCCGGGCGTACGCGTACACCGCCTGGTCGTCGCCGCCGTGGTGCGCCACGTCGAAGATCTGGTCACCGACCAGGCCGCTGCCCAGCCCGACGGTCTTCGGTCCGGGCGCCCGGACCTGGACCGCCCCGTCGACCGGGCGCTTGTTGATGCCTGTGGTGCCGACCGCCTTGGCGCTGTTCGGCTCGGGCACGGCCAGGTTGACCGAGAGGACTTTTCCCATGGGTCCGCACCCTATCCACTGCCGTCCGTCGACCGGCACCGATTTGCCCCCCGACGCCGCCTGGCGGCAGGTCAGGGCCGCTCGCCGAGCGGGTAGCCGCAGAACTGGGCGCCGAGCAGGCCGGCGGTGGCGACCTCGCCGTCCAGCGGGCGGACCTGGTCGGCGTAGCGCTCGGCATCGTCCTGCGGCTCGTACCCGATCTCCCGCCCCTCGGCCAGCGACCACCAGCGCCGGCTGTTCCGGCTGATCCCCCAGAGCAGCCGGAAGCCGGTGGTGTCGGCCCGCAGGCAGGCGTCGACCAGCCGCGTGCAGTCGTCCGGGGAGATCCAGTTCTCCAGCCCGCTCAACCCCGGCGGCTCGGGGAAGCAGGCGCCGAGCCGGAGTGCGAAGACGGTCATGCCGTACCGGTCCGCGTAGAGGCTGCCGAGGGACTCGACGGCCGCCTTCGACCAGCCGTAGTAGGTGTTCGGCCGGGCGGGTGCCGCCGCGGGTACCCCGTCCGGGCCCTCCGGAGCCGGTACGCCGGCCGGCTCCGGGGTGCTGCCGGCCCGCCGGTACCACCCGGCCGCGTGGATCGTCGAGGCGAGCACCACCCGGGACACCCCGGCGGTACGGGCCGCCTCCAGCACCAGCTGCGTACCCGTCACGTTCACCCGGAGCAGTTCCGCCCAGCTCTCCTCGGTGGGGATCGCTGCCAGGTGCAGTACGGCGTCCACCCCGGCACAGGCCGCCGCCAGCGCCGCCGGGTCGAAGATGTCGGCCCGGACGACCTCCACCGGCTCGCCGGATCCCGGCGGTGCCTGATCGGCGAGGTCGAGCAGCCGCAGGATCCGCTCCGGGCCGGCCAGCCGGGGCCGGAGCAGCCGCCCGACCCGCCCGGCCGAGCCGGTGACGAGTAGCCGCGACACCATTCGCGCCTCCCTTCCCCTCCCCGGCGCGCGGACGGGCTCAGAAGCCGAGCTTGCGGAGCTGCTTCGGGTCCCGCTGCCAGTCCTTGGCGACCCGGACGTGCAGGTCGAGATAGACCCGGGTGCCGAGCAGTTCCTCGATCTGCTGCCGGGCCCGGATGCCGACCTCCTTGAGCCGGCTGGCCCGTGCCCCGATCACGATCGCCTTCTGGCTGGAGCGTTCCACGTAGACGTCGGCGTAGATCTTCGTCAGCCGGTCCTCGGGGATCATCTCCTCGACCACCACCGCGATCGAGTGCGGCAGCTCGTCCCGGACCCCCTCCAGGGCCGCCTCCCGGATCAGCTCGGCGACCAGGATCTGCTCCGGCTCGTCGGTGAGCATGTCGTCCGGATAGAGCTGCGGCGAGCCGGGCAGATAGCCGGTCATCACCTCGACAAGGGTCTCCACCTGGTGCCCGGAGACCGCGCTGACCGGCACCACCTCGGCGAAGTCGCCCAGCTCGCTCACCGCGAGCAGCTGCTCGGCCAGCCGCTTCCGGTCCACCAGGTCGGTCTTGGTCACCACCGCCAGCACCGTGGCCTTCAGCTCGGCCAGCTCGCCGGTGATGAACCGGTCACCCCGGCCGATCGGCTCGTCGGCCGGGATGCAGAGGCCGATCACGTCGACCTCGCTCCAGGTCTGCCGGACCAGGTCGTTGAGCCGCTCGCCGAGCAGGGTACGCGGCCGGTGCAGCCCCGGGGTGTCCACCAGGACGAGCTGCGAGTCCGGCCGGTGCAGTACGGCCCGGATCACGTGCCGGGTGGTCTGCGGCTTGTTGGAGGTGATCGCGATCTTCTGCCCGACGATCGCGTTGGTGAGCGTCGACTTGCCGGCGTTCGGCCGCCCGACGAAGCAGGCGAACCCGGCCCGGTAACCGACCTCCCGGGCGCCCGCCGCACGCTGCCCGGCCTCCCGGGCACCGGTGGCGCGCCGGCCGGCGGCGCGGGGGGTGTCCTCGGACGCGCTCACTCCAGCACCGTGCCGAGCAGGGTGCCGTCCGGGGCGGCGACGTGGATCGGGGCGTCCGCCGTCAGGTCGCGGACGGCGGCGTGCCCGGCGCCGTCCAGCGTCGACGCCTCGGTCACCACCGCACCGGCCTCCAGCCGGGTGGCACCGGCGGCGACCGCCGAGGCGACCGCGAGCTGCAACGCGGTGATGGTCAGCGACGGCAGCGAGACACTGGCGGCGGCGTACGTCCGGCCGTCCTGGTCGCGTACTGCCGCGCCCTCCACCGCGCCGACCCGGCCCCGGGCACCCCGGGCCAGCACCACCAGCTTGGTGTCCTCGGCGGTCAACTCGACCGTCGCCGACGGGGTGTGCCCGGCGACCGGGGCGGTCGGCGGCGCGGCGGACGGCTCAGGCATCGGCTGGTTGCCTCTCCTCGGTCCGGGACTGCTGCTCCCGGGTGTTCTCTGCACCCCGGCTCGCCGGGGTGGCGGGGGTCTGCTGCTGCTCCGGCGAGTCCGCCTCGGTGAGCCGGCGGACCAGTACGGAGTCGATGTGGTTGCGCCGCCCGGTGGTGCCCTCGGCGATCAGGCGCAGCCCGCCCACGTCGGCCGAGGCACCGGGCAGCGGCACCCGGCCGAGCGCCTGGGCGAGCAGGCCGCCGACCGTCTCCACCTCGTCGGCCGGCAACTCGACGTCGAACAGCTCGCCGAGGTCCTCCACCGGCAGCCGGGCGGTGACCCGCACCTGGCCGTCGTCGAGGTGCTCGACCGGCGGGCGCTCGACGTCGTACTCGTCGGTGATCTCGCCGACGATCTCCTCCAGGATGTCCTCGATGGTGACCAGCCCGCCGGTGCCGCCGTACTCGTCGACGACGATCACCACGTGGGTGCGGGCCGCCTGCATCTCGGAGAGCAGGTCGTCGACCGGCTTCGACTCGGGCACGAAGGTGGCGGTCCGCATCACCTCGGAGACCGGCCGCTCCTCGGCGGCCGGGTCGTCGCCCTGGGTCTGCCGGATCACGTCCTTGAGATAGAGCACCCCGAGCACGTCGTCGACGCTCTCGCCGATCACCGGGATCCGGGAGAAGCCGGAGCGGAGGAAGAGCACCAGCGCCTGCGGCAGCTTCTTGTGCGCCTCGATCCAGACCATCTCGGTACGCGGCACCATCACCTCGCGGGCGATCGTCTCGCCGAGCGCGAAGACCGAGTGGATCATCTGCCGTTCGCCGTGCTCCACGACACCGCGCTGCTCGGCCAGGTCGACCAGCTCGCGCAGCTCGACCTGGGTGGCGAACGGGCCCTCCCGGAAGCCGCGCCCGGGGGTGACCGCGTTGCCGATCAGGATCAGCAGCGAGGCGAGCGGGTTCAGCACCCGGCCCAGCCAGCGGACCAGCGGCGCGGTGACCCGGCCGACGGTGTAGGCGTGCTGCCGGCCGATGGTGCGCGGCGCCACGCCGACCACGACGAAGCTGACCACCGTCATCGCGCCCGCGGTGACCAGGGCGGCGGTCCAGCCGGCGCCGAAGGTGTCCACCGCGACCAGCGCGACCAGGACGGTCGCGGTCAGTTCGCAGAGCAGCCGCAGCAACAGCAGCAGGTTGATGTGCCGGACCGCGTCGGCGGCGACCACCTGGAGGGTACGCGCACCGCGTACGCCGTCCCGGGCCAGCTCACCGGCCTGGGCCGGGGAGACGGCGGCGACCGCGGCGTCGGCCATCGCGAAGATGCCGGCCAGCACCACCAGACCGGCGGCGAAGAAGAGAAGCACGAGATCGGGGAGGCCGCCCGGTGCGCCGGCGGACGACGCCAACGACGCGGGCAGCGCGGCTAAATGGTCAGGCATCACTGGGTCCGGGTCGCGCGCCAGCTGTCCAGGAGCCGCGCCTGTAGCGCGAACATCTCCCGTTCCTCCTCAGGTTCGGCGTGGTCGTAGCCGAGCAGGTGCAGTACGCCGTGCACGGTCAGCAGGTGGAGCTCGTCGTCGGCCGAGTGCCCGGCGGCGGCGGCCTGCTTGGCGGCGACCTCGGGGCAGAGCACGATGTCGCCGAGCAGCGCCGGCTCACCGCCGTTGACCTCGCCGGGCCCGTGGTCGACACTGCCCTCGTCCATCGGGAAGGCGAGTACGTCGGTCGGGCCGTCCCCGCCCATCCAGCGGTGGTTCAGCTCGGTCATGTAGTCGACGTCGACGAGCAGCACCGACAGCTCGGCGAGGGAGTTGACTCCCATCTCGTCGAGGGCGTGCCGGGCGACGGCGAGCACGGCGTCGGTGTCGACGCTGCTCCCCGACTCGTTGGCGATCTCGATGGACAACTGGTTCCCCTGATGCACTGTCGGAAGCTGTGGTGATGTGGTCCTGCCGCTGCACCGGCCGCGGCCGGACTAGCGGCGCCGGCCGCCGCCGTGCGCGGTCCGTCCCGGTACGGCGTGCACGCCCTGGCCCTGCTGGGACTCCCGCTCGGCGTCCCATCGGGCGTACGCGTCCACGATGTCACTGACCAGCCGGTGCCGCACGACGTCGGAGCTGCCGAGCTGGGCGAAGTGCACGTCCTCGACTCCTTCGAGGATGTCCCGGACGGCGCGCAGGCCGCTGGTCGTCCCGCCGGGCAGGTCGACCTGGGTCACGTCGCCGGTCACCACGATCTTGGAACCGAAGCCGAGCCGGGTGAGGAACATCTTCATCTGCTCGGGCGTGGTGTTCTGCGCCTCGTCCAGGATGATGAAAGCGTCGTTGAGCGTGTTGTGCGTCACCATGAAGTCGTCGGTGACGTACAGCGAGTCCTCCGCCGCGACCTGGATGCACATCGTCTCCTGCACACCGGCCGGAAGGATGGTGTCGATGAAACGCATCGGCCGACCACCCCCGTGCGCTTCGTACAGCCGGCGCTTCCGGGTCAGCCGGAACGGGGTGATCCCCTCCGGCAACCGGATCTCCACGACATAGGCGTCCGCCCGATACGGAACCGGACGGCCGTTCGCGAGCCCGGGCTTTCGCCCCTCGGCCGGCCGGACGCGCCAGGTGGCGACTCCGCCGAGCGACTGGACCAGGTAGACGACATCGTCCCGCAGCCGGCTGGACGTCGTCGAGTACTGCACCCGGCAGGTGCGCCCCGACTGCACGACCGGTCCGCCGTCCGTGTCCAGCAGCCCCTGGAGCACGGCCAGACGGATGTCGACGGAGTTGCGCTTGTACACCTCGGGCACGAACTTGGTCCCCGACGTGGTGCCGGCCAGCTCCAGCCCGCGCAGCGCGACGGTCACCGGGTTCGCGACGATCACGCCGCCACGGCCACCGTTCACGTGCCGGAGGACGTAGTCGATGTCGTTCTTGCGCGCGAGTTCGATGCCGGGCAGTGCCGCCTCGAGCGCCGCCGCCAGCTCCGGGTCCGTCATGGTGAAGCCCGGAGTCGTCCGGCATGAGATGGAGCCGTCCCCGAGCAGCAGACCGAGGGCGTACGCATCGAGCGGAACCTCCCGCGACTCCATCTGCACAGGAGCCACGACCGGAAGTTCGTAACGGTGGATGTATCCCCGCCGTTCCTGGCCGATCATCTCGCTCGTCTCGAGCGTACGTCGGCGGCCACGCCGCTTGTCTTCCGGAGTCGCGACGGTCCAGAGGTGCTCGCCGCAGCAGAGCGTCGAGGCGCCGTCCTGGGTGGTGACCCGGTAGACCTGTTTGGGCCCCTGCGGGTAGATGCCGATCACCGGCGTGGGCTCACCGTTCGAGCCGATGACCAGGTCGCCGATCTCGAGCGACCCGAACGGCTTGAAGCCCTCCGGAGTCAGCACCCGCGCGTCGTACGGCTGCGCACGCCCCCTCATGTATGCCAGCGGGGCGACCTCGATCGTCCCGGCGGCCATCAGCTTGGGGATGGAGTCCGGGTCGAGCATGTCGTGCAGCGCGTCGTAGAGCGGGCGCAGGTAGGGGTCGATCTTCTCGTAGAGCGTGCCGGGCAGGAAGCCGAGCCGCTCGCCGGCCTCGACCGCCGGCCGGGTCAGGATGATCCGGTTCACCTGCTTGGCCTGGAGCGCCTGCACGGCCTTGGCCATCGCCAGGTAGGTCTTGCCGGTACCGGCCGGGCCGATGCCGAAGACGATCGTGTGCCCGTCGATCGCGTCGACGTACCGCTTCTGGCCCAGCGTCTTGGGCCGGATGGTCCGGCCGCGCCGGGACAGGATGTTCAGCGTCAGCACCTCGGCGGGGCGCTCGGTGCCGCCCTGCTCGATCATGCCGAGAGTACGCCGCACGGCGTCGGTGGTCAGCGTCTCGCCCTTCTCGATCAGTTCGAGCAGCTCGGTGAAGAGCCGCTCGGCGAAGGCGTTGTCGGCAGGGGCACCGGTGAGAGTGATCTCGTTTCCCCGGACGTGCACGTCGCTGGGGATCGACCGCTCGATCAGCCGCAGGATCTCGTCGCCCGCGCCGAGCAGATTGACCATGATCTTGGGGTCGGGGACCGTGATCCTGGTCTGCACCCGGGTCTGTCCGGGGGGTGGGGTACCGGTCATGGGTCGGGCCCGGGGCCCTGTGCCACCTGCTTCCGATCTCGGTGCCGCTGCGCCGCCGGGAACCTCCCGGCTGGTCGTGCGACGTGCGGACGTTGGAGTCATCGTATCTGTTCAACGCCGACTGCACGCTGCCCATTTCCGCCACTCTCCACCGGCCTGCGCAGCTCGCGCCCCGGCCACGTGCCGGGTCCGCCCCAACCCGCCGCGCCGGACGAGCGTCCTGCCTGGCTGACCTGGACACCGTGGGCGTAATTGGGCAGCGGTAACGCCCACGGTGTCCAGGTCAGCCGCCGGAACCGGCCTGCTGCCGGTGCTCGGCGGGTGTCGGGAGGGGCGCCGGGAGGGCGGGCGGGTTGTCAGGGGGTGGGTCAGGTCGTCCGGAAGTCGAAGCGGTCGAAGGTCTCCTGGCGACGGGTGAACCGGTAGGTGGCCCAGTGCATCCGGACCACCTCGCCCCGCTCGTCCCGGGTCAGCCGGAGCAGCTCGCCGACCTCGCGGCCGGAGATCGTCCGCAGCACGTCGGGCCGGTCCGGCAACGGCGCGAAGACGGCCGGCGGCCGGCCGGCGGCATCGGCGGCGCCCCGGGCCCGCAGGGCGCCGTCGGACCACGAGAAGACGTACTCGAATCCCTCGCCCCACCAGCGGCCGAGCAGCCCCCGGTACGCCTCCGGGGCCGGCGCGCCCGGGATCCACGGCACGATGTCGGCGGGATCGTCCCGGGCCGAGGTGGTCAGGAGCTGGTGGGCCAGCTCGTTCACCGCCACCCCGGTCCCGGAGGAGCCGAGCACCGCGCAGCCCATCGCGCCCGGCGTGCCGGAACCGCCCCGCCGGCCGTAGACGCTGGCCAGGAAGCCGGGCATCGCGCCGTCGTGGCCGACGTGCAGCACCCGCTCGGCGGCCCCCGGGTCGTCCCGCTGCGGCAGCAGGATCAGGCCCAGCCCGAACCCGGCGGCCCAGAGCGACTCGTCGGTCACGGTCAGCGGCCAGCGCATCTCGTCGAGGGTGTCCGGCCGGAGTACCGCACCGGCCGGGTCGACCGCCGCCGGATCAGCCAGGAACGCCGCCCAGCGGGCCATGTCGGGTGCCGTGCTCCAGAGCTGGGCCGCCGGCCCGACCGCGCCGAGGTCGGTGTTCGGCTCCGGCCGGGCGTGGTCGGAGTAGGCGTCGACCAGGAAACCGGTCGCCGCGCCGGCCGGCGGCCCCTGGTGGGTGTCGGCGAGGCCGAGCGGGGTGAGCACCCGGTCGGCGAGCACCTCCGCCCAGCTGCCGCCGCGCAGCCGGGCCACCGCCTGGCCGAGCAGCGCGACACCGAGGTTGGAGTAGTGGAACCGGCGGGCCGGCGGAAGTACCCGTTCGGCCCGGGCCAGGTCGGCGAGGAACCCGGCCAGCTCCGGGGTGTGCAGGGTGTCCCAGATGTCGCCGTACGGCTCGCGCTGCACGCCGGAGGTGTGCGACAGCAGCCGGCGTACGGTCAGCTCGGCGTGTGCCGGCACGTCGAGGTGCGCCCCGATCGGGTCGTCGAGGTCGAGCAGGCCGTCGTCCCGGCACTGCGACACGAGTACGGCGGTGAAGGTCTTGGTCACCGAGCCGATCCGGAACGCGGTGTCCGGGCCGAGCGGGGCGCCGTTGCCGGTGCTGCCGACCGTGCAGGTCCAGAGCGGCCGGTCGGCCCGGTGCAGGGCGGCCGAGACCGCCGGGATCCGGGAGTCGGCCTGCGCCTGCCGGACGAGCCGCTCCAACCGTCGATCAACCTCGCCCACTTCTCCCCCTGACACGTCAAGATCGTTGATCTTACGCCGGCGTTAGGTGTGGGGGTGCGGCGCGATGGCGGGTGAACGGCGATGCGGGGTCAGCGGGCCAGCATCGGGCCCAGCGGCTCGCCGCCGAGCACGTGGGCGTGCGCGTGGAAGACCTCCTGCCCGCCGTACGGGCCGGTGTTGAAGATCAGCCGGAATCCGTCGGCGACCAGTCCCTCGGTTTCCGCCACCACCGCCGCGGTGCCGAGCACCTCGCCGGCCAGCCCGGGGTCGGCCTCGGTCAGGGTCACCACGTCCGCGTAGTGCTCCTTCGGGATCACCAGCACGTGCACCGGGGCTTTCGGGTCGATGTCCCGGAAGGCCAGCGTGGTGTCGGTCTCCCGGACGACGGTGGCCGGGATCTCGCCCGCGACGATCCGGCAGAACAGGCAGTCAGTTTCCATCGTCGCCAATCGTAGGGGCTGCCGGTCCCGCCCGCGCACCGCCCGGCCGGGTCGGCGGGAGCCGGGCTCTCCAGAGCCGGGGTCCTCCAAATCCGGGGTCCTCCAGAGCCGGGTTGCCGTGGGGACCGGACCGACCGGCATCATGGCGCGATGACTGGACGAGCGGTGCTGGTGACGGGAGCGTCCCGGGGGATCGGACGGGCGGTGGCGACGGCGTTCGCCGCCGGTGGCGACAGGGTCGCGGTGCACCACCGCGACTCGGCCGCGCTGGCCGGGCAACTCGTGGCAGCCCTGCCCGGCGATGGGCACGTGGTGGTCCGGGCCGACCTCGCCGACCCGGACGAGGTACGCGCGATGGTCGACGACGCGGCCGACCGGCTCGGCGGACTCGACGTACTCGTGAACAACGCCGGGGTGTTCGGCAGTGCGGACGCCGGGCACCCGGTCTTCGAGTCCTCCTACGAGCAGTGGCAGCAGCAGTGGCGCCGTACCCTCGACGTCAACCTGCTCGGCGCGGCCAACACCATGTGGTGCGCGGCGAGGCACCTGCGGGACCGGGGCGGCCGGATCGTCAACGTCTCGTCCCGGGGCGCGTTCCGGGGTGAGCCGACCCAGCCGGCGTACGGCGCCAGCAAGGCCGGGCTGAACGCGCTCGGCCAGTCCCTCGCGGTGGCCCTCGCCCCGTACGGCATCGCGGTCGCCACCGTCGCGCCCGGCTTCGTCGAGACCGACATGACGAACGAGCACCTCAGGGCGCCGCGCGGCGACGCGATCCGGGCGCAGAGCCCGTTCAACCGGGTGGCCCGGCCGGCGGAGATCGCCGCCGCCGTGCACTGGCTGGCCTCGCC is from Micromonospora sp. WMMD1102 and encodes:
- a CDS encoding MOSC domain-containing protein, which produces MGKVLSVNLAVPEPNSAKAVGTTGINKRPVDGAVQVRAPGPKTVGLGSGLVGDQIFDVAHHGGDDQAVYAYAREDYDWWEAELGRTLPGGLFGENLTTVGLDVNGAVLGEQWQVGAELVLQTTFGRIPCATFQAKMGLPQWLRTFTRAARPGAYLRVVRPGEVRAGDEVTVLHRPEHGVTVAEGFRAWMSEPELLPRLLAVEEAPEELREQVRRRLAG
- a CDS encoding NAD(P)-dependent oxidoreductase, whose amino-acid sequence is MVSRLLVTGSAGRVGRLLRPRLAGPERILRLLDLADQAPPGSGEPVEVVRADIFDPAALAAACAGVDAVLHLAAIPTEESWAELLRVNVTGTQLVLEAARTAGVSRVVLASTIHAAGWYRRAGSTPEPAGVPAPEGPDGVPAAAPARPNTYYGWSKAAVESLGSLYADRYGMTVFALRLGACFPEPPGLSGLENWISPDDCTRLVDACLRADTTGFRLLWGISRNSRRWWSLAEGREIGYEPQDDAERYADQVRPLDGEVATAGLLGAQFCGYPLGERP
- the era gene encoding GTPase Era; protein product: MSASEDTPRAAGRRATGAREAGQRAAGAREVGYRAGFACFVGRPNAGKSTLTNAIVGQKIAITSNKPQTTRHVIRAVLHRPDSQLVLVDTPGLHRPRTLLGERLNDLVRQTWSEVDVIGLCIPADEPIGRGDRFITGELAELKATVLAVVTKTDLVDRKRLAEQLLAVSELGDFAEVVPVSAVSGHQVETLVEVMTGYLPGSPQLYPDDMLTDEPEQILVAELIREAALEGVRDELPHSIAVVVEEMIPEDRLTKIYADVYVERSSQKAIVIGARASRLKEVGIRARQQIEELLGTRVYLDLHVRVAKDWQRDPKQLRKLGF
- a CDS encoding cytidine deaminase, with translation MPEPSAAPPTAPVAGHTPSATVELTAEDTKLVVLARGARGRVGAVEGAAVRDQDGRTYAAASVSLPSLTITALQLAVASAVAAGATRLEAGAVVTEASTLDGAGHAAVRDLTADAPIHVAAPDGTLLGTVLE
- a CDS encoding hemolysin family protein; translation: MPDHLAALPASLASSAGAPGGLPDLVLLFFAAGLVVLAGIFAMADAAVAAVSPAQAGELARDGVRGARTLQVVAADAVRHINLLLLLRLLCELTATVLVALVAVDTFGAGWTAALVTAGAMTVVSFVVVGVAPRTIGRQHAYTVGRVTAPLVRWLGRVLNPLASLLILIGNAVTPGRGFREGPFATQVELRELVDLAEQRGVVEHGERQMIHSVFALGETIAREVMVPRTEMVWIEAHKKLPQALVLFLRSGFSRIPVIGESVDDVLGVLYLKDVIRQTQGDDPAAEERPVSEVMRTATFVPESKPVDDLLSEMQAARTHVVIVVDEYGGTGGLVTIEDILEEIVGEITDEYDVERPPVEHLDDGQVRVTARLPVEDLGELFDVELPADEVETVGGLLAQALGRVPLPGASADVGGLRLIAEGTTGRRNHIDSVLVRRLTEADSPEQQQTPATPASRGAENTREQQSRTEERQPADA
- the ybeY gene encoding rRNA maturation RNase YbeY produces the protein MSIEIANESGSSVDTDAVLAVARHALDEMGVNSLAELSVLLVDVDYMTELNHRWMGGDGPTDVLAFPMDEGSVDHGPGEVNGGEPALLGDIVLCPEVAAKQAAAAGHSADDELHLLTVHGVLHLLGYDHAEPEEEREMFALQARLLDSWRATRTQ
- a CDS encoding PhoH family protein, with the protein product MRFIDTILPAGVQETMCIQVAAEDSLYVTDDFMVTHNTLNDAFIILDEAQNTTPEQMKMFLTRLGFGSKIVVTGDVTQVDLPGGTTSGLRAVRDILEGVEDVHFAQLGSSDVVRHRLVSDIVDAYARWDAERESQQGQGVHAVPGRTAHGGGRRR
- a CDS encoding serine hydrolase domain-containing protein, with the protein product MGEVDRRLERLVRQAQADSRIPAVSAALHRADRPLWTCTVGSTGNGAPLGPDTAFRIGSVTKTFTAVLVSQCRDDGLLDLDDPIGAHLDVPAHAELTVRRLLSHTSGVQREPYGDIWDTLHTPELAGFLADLARAERVLPPARRFHYSNLGVALLGQAVARLRGGSWAEVLADRVLTPLGLADTHQGPPAGAATGFLVDAYSDHARPEPNTDLGAVGPAAQLWSTAPDMARWAAFLADPAAVDPAGAVLRPDTLDEMRWPLTVTDESLWAAGFGLGLILLPQRDDPGAAERVLHVGHDGAMPGFLASVYGRRGGSGTPGAMGCAVLGSSGTGVAVNELAHQLLTTSARDDPADIVPWIPGAPAPEAYRGLLGRWWGEGFEYVFSWSDGALRARGAADAAGRPPAVFAPLPDRPDVLRTISGREVGELLRLTRDERGEVVRMHWATYRFTRRQETFDRFDFRTT
- a CDS encoding histidine triad nucleotide-binding protein, yielding METDCLFCRIVAGEIPATVVRETDTTLAFRDIDPKAPVHVLVIPKEHYADVVTLTEADPGLAGEVLGTAAVVAETEGLVADGFRLIFNTGPYGGQEVFHAHAHVLGGEPLGPMLAR
- a CDS encoding SDR family oxidoreductase → MTGRAVLVTGASRGIGRAVATAFAAGGDRVAVHHRDSAALAGQLVAALPGDGHVVVRADLADPDEVRAMVDDAADRLGGLDVLVNNAGVFGSADAGHPVFESSYEQWQQQWRRTLDVNLLGAANTMWCAARHLRDRGGRIVNVSSRGAFRGEPTQPAYGASKAGLNALGQSLAVALAPYGIAVATVAPGFVETDMTNEHLRAPRGDAIRAQSPFNRVARPAEIAAAVHWLASPEAEWASGTIVDLNGASYLRT